A genomic window from Bdellovibrio sp. SKB1291214 includes:
- a CDS encoding acyl-[acyl-carrier-protein] thioesterase: MYSKTWDEVFKISSQSVTARGELGLYGLLNLIQETAWQHAERIGFGATQMAQDNLYWVMTRQHTLMNSWPAYGETIRIRTWLRPPEGAFVLRGFKIFNLKDEVIGHCTTSFLALEQGSGKILPVQDLRPWDVLISEDPLTVDAEKIPVRGEYQKLTQFAVRNSDLDINLHVNNAKYAQWILDSVPFELHKVLKLNSYSVNFLAETLLGDTVEIQGSVTDSTQDETKGSTVYRGVRTSDGKNLFTARMDWEKR, translated from the coding sequence ATGTATTCAAAAACCTGGGATGAAGTATTCAAGATTTCTAGCCAATCCGTGACGGCCCGAGGCGAGTTAGGGCTTTATGGGCTGCTTAATCTTATCCAGGAAACCGCTTGGCAGCATGCTGAAAGAATTGGCTTTGGTGCCACGCAAATGGCCCAAGATAACTTGTATTGGGTCATGACTCGCCAGCATACGTTAATGAATTCATGGCCGGCCTATGGTGAAACGATTCGAATCAGAACATGGCTCCGCCCGCCTGAAGGGGCATTCGTTTTGCGGGGATTTAAAATTTTTAATCTCAAAGATGAGGTTATTGGCCATTGCACGACAAGTTTTCTCGCCTTGGAACAGGGTTCGGGCAAGATTTTACCGGTACAAGATCTGCGGCCCTGGGATGTTTTGATCAGCGAGGACCCTCTGACCGTCGATGCAGAAAAAATACCGGTCCGTGGGGAGTATCAGAAATTAACCCAGTTCGCCGTCAGAAATTCTGACTTAGACATCAACCTCCACGTGAATAACGCCAAATATGCCCAATGGATTTTGGATTCAGTACCCTTTGAACTTCATAAGGTCTTGAAACTAAACTCCTACTCCGTAAATTTTTTGGCAGAGACTTTACTGGGTGATACTGTGGAGATCCAAGGCAGTGTCACTGATTCCACCCAAGACGAAACCAAAGGGTCGACCGTGTATCGCGGGGTTCGCACTTCCGACGGAAAGAATCTATTCACCGCTCGAATGGACTGGGAGAAACGTTAA
- a CDS encoding POTRA domain-containing protein — protein MIRILVTAFAFLLFIQSSPALAKKGLDISALPAEVQTDILRRYPQVNKDFVPLDVVDEILRYLQLKPQFDRVMVNETSLGAYKLEYIHAKRIGTVTFIGNDFYSNSETANIFGVKSGDVYDQQSLAEQGEKLRLAYKEQGFMNTIVDIEMPPGKDDTVDIVLKVTENKRTLIHNLIIQSPNGKLNKNLVNELDSKVDDPLTEKTLADLNKAARTYLNKERYVRADFVGPTITYSSDESQATLTYRVDRPEAYEFSFGGAKIFSGSKLKKALDLDNYYSANPNIGTELSAKLRNYYLADGYARAEVTSTEDEKGNPYLRHIAFSIDEGPRVKIQAINITGKISRKPQHYANIIKDFSSATISKGYYNKDDFETGVKNLILALQNEGFLQAKIVSTRLTYNKEKDQVNLYVNLDEGPLTIIQSVSFLGNQAYKNEELLKVTGLVPGPLKLSQIEEAVKNIKDFYHSNGYIEMMLLNEKEDLVTYDETNTKALLNFKIFEGPQVRAASIVLEGNSFTRDYVLFQELEIKKGELITPQRLDDSISHLQRTGFFNTVEISTLEAKTPTAERTVIVRVTEREPGTFNIGAGATNERKLTLRGYTGVAYRNLFGTGRGISLRLEGNYNIADVKYLEHKVVAGYLEPYLFGSHIRGRVNVTLSSQITDFNIKQVTDLNQYTWTIEKDLTQKILATWDIYSLAQVRDSGLDNTYPYAPTQQDIVTTGPNIDFDFRDNPFNPTAGTFTRINAEYADPNMWPNPLAGTETINYWRAVAGITFYSKLGTAQKQPVVWANNFRGGYIKNLSTLSDTPDRQNGVPWDKKGFSLGGISTVRGYEAGSEYFPNNNDLGIAGGNKKYYLTTDSTMGLIKSELRFPVYGSLGGALFYDGGIVQIQGLEINEPYRAATGGGIRYNTPVGPLSVDIAWKLNMQPGESPWRLHISIGTF, from the coding sequence ATGATTCGCATCTTAGTCACTGCTTTTGCATTTTTACTTTTTATCCAATCCTCCCCGGCTCTGGCCAAGAAGGGACTGGATATTTCTGCTTTACCTGCGGAAGTTCAAACCGATATTTTACGCCGCTATCCCCAGGTGAATAAGGATTTTGTCCCCTTGGATGTGGTGGATGAAATTCTGCGCTACTTGCAATTAAAGCCCCAGTTTGATCGTGTGATGGTCAACGAAACATCGCTAGGCGCATATAAGCTTGAATACATCCATGCAAAACGCATCGGCACGGTTACCTTTATCGGGAATGATTTTTATTCGAACTCTGAAACGGCGAATATCTTTGGAGTTAAATCGGGCGATGTGTACGACCAGCAAAGTCTGGCGGAACAGGGCGAAAAGCTAAGACTTGCTTATAAAGAGCAAGGCTTTATGAATACGATAGTTGATATCGAAATGCCCCCGGGCAAGGACGATACCGTCGACATCGTTTTAAAAGTGACTGAAAACAAGCGCACCTTGATTCACAATTTGATCATTCAAAGTCCCAACGGCAAATTGAACAAAAACCTGGTGAACGAGTTGGATTCCAAAGTCGATGATCCGCTAACAGAAAAAACTCTTGCGGATTTAAATAAGGCCGCCCGTACTTACTTAAATAAAGAGCGTTACGTTCGCGCAGACTTTGTCGGACCCACGATCACATACAGCAGCGACGAATCTCAAGCGACCCTGACTTATCGGGTGGATCGCCCCGAGGCTTACGAGTTTTCATTTGGTGGCGCTAAGATTTTTAGCGGCAGCAAACTAAAAAAAGCCCTCGATCTTGATAACTACTACTCTGCCAATCCAAATATTGGGACTGAGTTATCGGCAAAACTGCGCAATTATTATTTGGCTGACGGTTATGCACGCGCGGAAGTCACAAGCACCGAGGACGAAAAAGGCAATCCGTACCTACGCCATATAGCTTTTTCGATTGATGAAGGTCCGCGAGTAAAGATTCAAGCGATCAATATCACTGGTAAAATCAGTCGCAAACCGCAGCACTACGCAAATATTATCAAAGACTTTAGCTCGGCCACGATTTCCAAGGGCTATTACAACAAAGATGATTTTGAGACAGGGGTTAAAAATCTGATCTTGGCGTTGCAAAACGAAGGTTTCTTACAAGCCAAGATTGTGTCCACCCGTCTGACTTATAATAAAGAAAAAGACCAAGTTAATCTGTATGTGAATTTGGATGAAGGCCCGTTGACGATCATCCAATCGGTTTCTTTCTTAGGAAACCAAGCCTACAAAAATGAAGAGCTATTAAAGGTAACTGGTTTGGTACCCGGGCCCTTAAAACTCAGTCAAATTGAAGAAGCTGTTAAAAACATCAAGGATTTTTATCATAGCAATGGCTACATCGAAATGATGTTGCTGAATGAAAAAGAAGACCTTGTTACTTACGATGAAACGAACACTAAAGCTTTGTTGAACTTTAAGATCTTTGAAGGTCCTCAGGTTCGTGCCGCAAGCATTGTTTTAGAAGGCAATTCTTTCACTCGTGATTACGTTTTATTCCAAGAGTTAGAAATTAAAAAAGGCGAATTGATCACGCCGCAACGCTTGGATGATTCGATCTCACACCTTCAACGAACGGGCTTTTTTAACACCGTCGAGATCAGCACGCTTGAGGCGAAAACTCCGACAGCGGAACGCACGGTCATTGTTCGAGTGACAGAGCGCGAACCCGGCACATTTAACATCGGTGCCGGTGCCACGAACGAGCGTAAGTTGACACTTCGTGGATACACGGGCGTGGCTTATCGTAACTTATTCGGTACGGGTCGCGGGATTTCACTGCGTTTAGAAGGTAACTATAATATCGCTGACGTGAAGTATCTTGAGCACAAAGTTGTGGCCGGTTACCTTGAACCCTATTTGTTTGGGTCCCATATTCGTGGTCGCGTGAACGTGACTTTATCCAGTCAGATCACTGATTTTAACATCAAACAGGTCACTGATTTGAACCAATACACTTGGACGATTGAAAAAGATCTGACCCAAAAAATCCTGGCCACTTGGGATATCTATTCACTGGCACAAGTTCGCGACTCCGGTTTGGATAACACGTATCCCTATGCTCCCACGCAACAAGATATCGTTACGACGGGTCCAAACATCGACTTCGACTTCCGTGACAATCCATTCAATCCCACGGCAGGCACATTCACTCGTATCAATGCGGAATATGCCGATCCGAATATGTGGCCTAATCCTCTGGCAGGAACAGAGACCATTAATTATTGGCGTGCTGTTGCTGGCATCACTTTCTATAGCAAACTGGGCACAGCTCAAAAGCAGCCGGTGGTTTGGGCGAATAACTTTCGCGGTGGTTACATTAAAAATTTAAGTACATTGTCTGATACTCCAGACCGTCAAAATGGTGTGCCTTGGGATAAAAAAGGTTTCAGTCTGGGTGGTATTTCTACGGTTCGTGGGTACGAAGCTGGTTCCGAGTATTTCCCAAACAACAATGACCTGGGAATTGCTGGCGGAAATAAAAAATATTATCTAACGACAGACTCAACAATGGGTTTGATAAAGTCGGAACTTCGCTTCCCCGTCTATGGTTCTTTGGGTGGAGCCCTGTTTTACGACGGTGGTATCGTGCAAATTCAAGGACTTGAAATTAACGAACCCTATCGCGCGGCAACTGGCGGAGGTATCAGATACAATACGCCCGTCGGCCCATTAAGCGTGGATATTGCTTGGAAACTGAACATGCAACCGGGCGAATCACCATGGCGCCTGCACATCTCGATCGGTACATTCTAA
- a CDS encoding MmgE/PrpD family protein — MKKHTVRVYPSKEKLDRKDQLAWKIAEIASDNAPIKADVVDMVINRIIDNASVAIAAANRRPVASARAMAIAHPRNGGATVFGMPNDQKFDCEWAAWANGTAVRELDFHDTYLAADYSHPGDNIPAILAVAQQMGKNGKELLKGIVTGYEVHVDLVKAICLHMHKKDHIAHLCPAQAAGIGTLLNLPTETIFQAVQQAVHVSFTTRQSRKGEISSWKAYAPAHAGKLAVEAVDRVMRGEGAPSPIYEGEDSVIAYMLDGKNGKYEVPLPEVGEEKRAILETYTKEHSAEYQSQALIDLARKMKPMIKNFDDIKDIVIHTSHHTHYVIGTGANDPQKMDPNASRETLDHSIMYIFAVALQDGTWHHVNSYAPERAKRADTVALWHKISTVEDKQWTAWYHETDPDKKRFGGRVEITMKDGSKIVDELGVADAHPAGARPFKRADYIRKFDTLTEGIITKAERDRFIGLCENLENLTAEQVQQLNVQIPIEKLVNNKRDNKGIF, encoded by the coding sequence ATGAAGAAACACACAGTGCGTGTTTATCCATCGAAAGAAAAATTGGATCGTAAAGATCAACTGGCTTGGAAAATTGCAGAGATCGCTTCTGACAATGCTCCAATCAAAGCTGACGTTGTCGATATGGTTATCAACCGTATCATCGACAATGCTTCTGTTGCTATCGCTGCAGCGAACCGTCGTCCGGTTGCTTCTGCTCGCGCAATGGCTATTGCACATCCTCGCAATGGTGGTGCTACTGTTTTCGGTATGCCGAACGATCAAAAATTTGACTGCGAATGGGCTGCATGGGCCAACGGGACTGCGGTTCGTGAATTGGATTTCCATGACACTTACTTGGCAGCTGACTACTCTCACCCGGGTGACAACATTCCAGCTATCTTGGCGGTTGCTCAACAAATGGGTAAAAACGGTAAGGAGCTTTTGAAAGGTATCGTGACAGGTTATGAGGTTCACGTAGACCTAGTAAAAGCAATCTGCCTTCACATGCACAAAAAAGACCATATCGCTCACTTGTGCCCTGCTCAAGCGGCTGGTATCGGTACTTTGTTGAACCTTCCAACTGAAACTATTTTCCAAGCAGTTCAACAAGCGGTTCACGTGTCTTTCACGACTCGTCAATCTCGTAAAGGTGAAATCTCTTCTTGGAAAGCTTACGCTCCGGCACACGCGGGTAAACTAGCTGTTGAAGCTGTTGACCGTGTTATGCGTGGCGAAGGCGCTCCGTCTCCAATTTATGAAGGTGAAGATTCTGTTATCGCTTATATGCTTGATGGTAAAAACGGTAAATACGAAGTACCACTTCCAGAAGTTGGCGAAGAAAAACGCGCGATCCTTGAGACTTACACAAAAGAACACTCTGCAGAGTACCAATCTCAGGCATTGATCGACTTGGCTCGCAAAATGAAGCCGATGATCAAAAACTTCGACGATATCAAAGATATCGTGATCCACACGTCTCACCACACTCACTACGTGATTGGTACTGGTGCGAACGATCCACAAAAAATGGATCCAAACGCTTCTCGCGAAACTCTTGATCACTCGATCATGTACATCTTCGCAGTGGCTCTTCAAGACGGTACTTGGCACCACGTTAATTCGTACGCTCCAGAGCGCGCGAAACGTGCTGACACTGTGGCTTTGTGGCACAAAATCTCTACTGTTGAAGACAAACAATGGACAGCTTGGTACCACGAGACAGATCCAGACAAAAAACGTTTCGGTGGCCGCGTAGAAATCACGATGAAAGATGGTTCTAAAATCGTTGATGAACTAGGCGTAGCTGATGCGCATCCAGCGGGTGCTCGTCCATTCAAACGTGCTGACTACATCCGTAAGTTTGACACTTTGACTGAAGGAATCATCACTAAAGCAGAACGCGATCGTTTCATCGGTCTTTGTGAGAATTTGGAAAACTTGACTGCTGAGCAGGTTCAACAGTTGAACGTTCAAATTCCTATCGAGAAGCTTGTTAACAATAAACGCGATAACAAAGGTATCTTCTAG
- a CDS encoding translocation/assembly module TamB domain-containing protein, translated as MRRVFWILITPTLAFLVLWGLGTSFLIPRLEAWGLQELQNYSKKSLPVEIQADRLRIRVLRTSVALEGIRILPKGEFTKVAEEVRIGRARLHLDFFSLLGGRVNLSALVIESPEAHIHIDPLMKKDSKPEPLPMDQIFAITEKIPLQKILLSNVHVLVSSEKLGFQVEASNSGLLLTNMGRNITAKLNTPALAVSLKSVGQFSGSLDSHLYLTRQSLRILQLGVRLDDSEFVARGELTDFKNVTLKPSGVIDLSANVSLADIYKELHALKPDVRIPKLSGKLDTEVEVRFNGLDDIRGNADIATKAVIVDKFELGDAHIKGEYKDKGFAFSEVTVTHPAGKAVLNKSQLLLDENYAFKSTVKVESLDAQKLFASLNLGSIPVGFEAQGILPCTGQILPSFQLTCEDGELTGKDLWVKSENNSKGKEIVSLKDFKVTGKTQVTMSAVTYDTNLAIGSSVGTSDGVIDFQKGFKINYKTRKLDVKDIKNLAGLKMIGNASIEGSTQGDSHAATMDLSLNVRDFIFEDFNLGNAIANVKLVKGHLIFSKIAGAQNRTQYIGDLDIDLTHNHLSGAFSAPTAELADIATVLDGIYRFPFPIQGTGAAKASVDGPLNFWKMNYKLDSAFKNVSASEETFDQLHFNVDATDGNIKARKIQLLKNNSVANVTGGISSDKILNLIVDAKNWRLEESNLISKFTTSVYGALNASAEIKNSFKDARVNVKGALTETVLEDQELENSAFQLHVDQKSFGGQVSLFGDKVQGDFQLPFENQSPLRIQMNTNQWSFSSLLALVGGANLANEYESSLTSNIDLRSDSGDILKSTGKISIQNFYLKRGSSSISNTGPIEITADNGTATFKNFLLRGPHNTIQVKGANFTADRLNMNIDAKTDLRLLQIFTPFLDDLGGPLRLSANVSGRISKPEILGTANLSNAFVKLKGFPHPLERLNASVSFSQTRIIVNEIRGQLAGGTVTGDGSVIINGVRDLPTSVRAHLENVSMNVPDRVHTTGEADLLFSGKWFPFVLSGTYRVSGGIFEKEFIEGGSGGAANIQQSAYLPKVLRESQFEPVLLDIAVNLEKPLQVKNSLFDGFVSGHIAVKGPPTNPVLLGKITTEKRSKLVFKDRQFDIQTANVDFIDPTQINPNLYVTATSRINEYDVSLFAQGSAKNPTIKLTSVPPLSEQDIVSLIALGVTSQSMATSGQSKALADQAGLEVAGGILANEINKPLESTLGLNLSVTSQYDSTRNISVPKITLTRRLTEKMKVSGSRQVGDVSGYDVKLEYLLNPNWTAVGSFENKNMYDNNTLQNTPSETESIFGLDLEFKRDFK; from the coding sequence GTGAGACGTGTCTTTTGGATTTTAATCACTCCCACCCTGGCGTTTTTGGTTTTATGGGGATTAGGAACCTCGTTTCTGATTCCTCGCTTAGAAGCTTGGGGCCTGCAGGAGTTGCAAAATTATTCCAAAAAATCTCTGCCGGTTGAAATTCAAGCGGATCGTCTGCGTATCCGTGTATTAAGAACCTCGGTGGCACTTGAAGGAATCCGTATTCTTCCCAAGGGTGAGTTTACAAAAGTCGCTGAGGAAGTTCGCATCGGTCGTGCTCGCCTGCACCTTGATTTCTTTTCTTTGCTTGGTGGCCGTGTCAATTTGTCGGCATTAGTGATCGAATCCCCTGAAGCACACATTCACATTGACCCCCTCATGAAGAAGGATTCAAAACCTGAACCTTTACCGATGGATCAGATTTTTGCGATCACTGAAAAGATTCCTTTGCAAAAAATCCTGCTAAGCAATGTGCATGTGCTGGTATCTTCTGAAAAGTTAGGCTTCCAAGTTGAAGCAAGCAATTCCGGTCTATTGCTTACGAACATGGGCCGCAACATCACAGCCAAGCTTAACACTCCGGCGTTGGCCGTATCTTTGAAAAGCGTTGGTCAATTTTCTGGCTCTTTGGATTCTCACCTTTATCTAACGCGCCAGTCTTTGCGCATCTTGCAATTGGGCGTGCGTTTGGATGATTCAGAATTCGTGGCTCGTGGTGAACTCACTGATTTTAAAAATGTGACCCTGAAACCTTCAGGCGTTATCGATCTGTCAGCAAATGTTTCATTAGCTGATATTTATAAAGAGCTTCACGCTTTAAAACCTGATGTGCGTATTCCAAAGCTTTCAGGGAAATTAGATACGGAAGTTGAAGTTCGCTTTAACGGTCTTGATGACATTCGCGGAAATGCGGATATCGCTACCAAGGCAGTGATTGTCGATAAGTTTGAATTGGGTGATGCGCACATCAAAGGTGAATACAAAGACAAGGGCTTTGCTTTTTCTGAAGTGACTGTGACCCACCCTGCAGGTAAAGCAGTTCTTAATAAATCCCAATTGCTGCTTGATGAAAACTACGCCTTCAAATCCACGGTCAAAGTTGAAAGCTTAGACGCACAAAAGCTCTTTGCGTCTTTGAACTTAGGAAGCATCCCCGTAGGTTTTGAAGCGCAAGGTATTCTGCCTTGTACGGGCCAAATACTTCCATCCTTTCAACTCACATGTGAAGACGGCGAACTGACTGGGAAAGACCTGTGGGTTAAATCAGAAAACAATTCTAAAGGTAAAGAGATCGTTAGTCTTAAAGACTTTAAAGTGACAGGTAAAACTCAAGTCACCATGTCTGCGGTGACCTACGACACGAATCTTGCGATTGGCAGCAGTGTTGGTACAAGTGATGGCGTTATTGATTTCCAAAAAGGCTTTAAGATTAATTATAAAACCCGCAAGCTTGACGTCAAAGACATCAAAAACTTGGCGGGATTAAAAATGATCGGTAACGCCTCGATTGAGGGGTCCACTCAAGGTGATTCTCATGCAGCGACGATGGATTTAAGTCTCAACGTTCGTGATTTTATTTTTGAAGACTTCAATCTTGGAAATGCCATCGCCAATGTCAAACTTGTGAAAGGCCATTTGATTTTCTCGAAAATCGCCGGTGCCCAGAACAGAACACAGTACATTGGGGATTTAGATATCGACCTGACTCACAATCATCTGTCTGGCGCCTTCAGTGCTCCGACGGCGGAGCTTGCGGATATCGCAACGGTGTTAGATGGTATTTACAGATTCCCTTTCCCGATCCAAGGTACCGGGGCTGCCAAAGCCTCCGTCGATGGACCCTTGAACTTCTGGAAAATGAATTACAAGCTGGATTCTGCCTTTAAAAATGTTTCTGCCAGCGAAGAGACATTTGATCAGCTTCACTTCAATGTGGACGCCACCGACGGCAACATCAAGGCCCGCAAAATTCAGCTTTTGAAAAATAACTCTGTCGCCAATGTTACAGGTGGCATTAGCTCTGATAAAATTTTAAATTTAATCGTCGATGCTAAGAATTGGCGCCTTGAAGAATCCAACCTCATCAGCAAATTCACCACAAGCGTTTATGGCGCATTAAATGCTTCTGCGGAAATTAAGAATTCGTTCAAAGATGCCCGCGTCAATGTGAAAGGTGCATTGACGGAAACAGTCCTCGAGGATCAAGAGTTAGAGAACTCTGCCTTCCAACTGCATGTCGATCAAAAAAGTTTTGGGGGACAGGTCAGTCTTTTCGGTGATAAAGTTCAGGGTGATTTCCAACTGCCTTTTGAAAATCAGTCTCCATTAAGAATACAAATGAACACGAATCAGTGGTCATTTTCTTCCTTGCTGGCTTTGGTGGGTGGCGCGAACCTAGCCAATGAATACGAGTCTTCGCTGACTTCAAACATCGATTTGCGTTCCGATTCTGGTGATATTTTAAAATCCACCGGCAAAATTTCGATTCAAAACTTTTACCTAAAGCGCGGCAGCTCCAGCATCTCCAACACAGGCCCCATTGAAATTACTGCCGACAATGGAACAGCAACATTCAAAAACTTTCTATTGCGTGGCCCTCACAATACGATTCAGGTTAAAGGTGCCAACTTTACGGCGGATCGCCTGAATATGAACATTGATGCGAAAACAGATTTGCGTCTGTTGCAAATCTTCACCCCCTTCTTAGATGATTTAGGGGGCCCGCTTAGATTATCCGCGAATGTTTCAGGAAGAATCTCAAAGCCCGAAATTTTAGGGACTGCCAACCTTAGCAATGCCTTTGTAAAACTTAAGGGCTTCCCACACCCTCTTGAGCGCCTTAATGCCAGTGTTTCGTTTTCGCAAACACGTATTATCGTGAACGAAATCCGCGGCCAGTTGGCAGGCGGAACAGTGACTGGTGATGGCAGCGTGATCATCAATGGGGTTCGCGATCTTCCCACATCGGTGCGTGCTCATTTGGAAAATGTTTCCATGAATGTCCCTGATCGCGTGCACACAACTGGTGAAGCGGACCTTTTATTCTCGGGCAAATGGTTCCCCTTCGTTCTTTCCGGAACATACCGAGTTAGCGGCGGGATCTTTGAAAAAGAATTTATCGAAGGTGGCAGTGGTGGTGCCGCCAATATTCAACAAAGTGCTTATTTACCTAAAGTTTTGCGCGAGTCACAGTTCGAACCGGTCCTGCTTGATATCGCCGTGAACTTGGAAAAACCGTTGCAAGTTAAAAACTCCCTCTTTGATGGTTTCGTGAGTGGGCATATTGCGGTCAAGGGGCCTCCGACCAATCCGGTTCTTTTAGGTAAAATCACGACGGAAAAACGTTCGAAGCTAGTCTTCAAGGATCGTCAATTCGATATTCAAACTGCGAATGTGGATTTTATCGATCCAACACAGATCAATCCGAATCTTTATGTAACGGCGACTTCTCGTATCAATGAATACGATGTTTCCTTATTTGCTCAAGGTTCCGCAAAAAACCCCACGATCAAACTGACCAGCGTTCCCCCGCTCTCAGAACAAGACATCGTTTCATTGATTGCCTTGGGTGTGACCTCTCAAAGTATGGCGACTTCCGGTCAATCAAAAGCCCTTGCCGATCAAGCAGGCCTTGAAGTGGCTGGTGGTATCCTTGCTAACGAAATCAATAAACCCTTAGAAAGCACTTTGGGTTTGAATCTGTCGGTGACATCTCAGTATGATTCCACTCGCAATATCAGTGTTCCTAAGATCACCTTGACGCGTCGTTTGACGGAAAAAATGAAAGTTTCCGGAAGCCGCCAAGTGGGTGACGTTTCGGGTTACGATGTGAAGCTTGAATACCTATTGAATCCAAACTGGACAGCAGTCGGTTCATTTGAAAATAAAAACATGTACGACAACAACACCCTTCAAAATACTCCGTCTGAGACAGAAAGTATTTTTGGTCTTGATCTAGAATTTAAGCGGGACTTCAAATGA
- the prpB gene encoding methylisocitrate lyase, with the protein MLFPEITPAQKRKNFRDALKTGKLLQMPGSWSPLASMAIEKAGFDGVYISGSVLSNDLGYPDIGLTSLTEVALRGRQIARTTSLPTIIDIDTGFGEPMSATRTVQEMIEMGLAGCHIEDQVNPKRCGHLDGKSLVTRDEAARKVAAAARGKKLDENFLLIARTDARASEGLDAAIDRAKAYIDAGADCIFTEALENEAEFEKFRKAVSVPLLANMTEFGKGRLFTYTELSNLGYNIVIYPVTTFRLAMGATVAGLAEIKAKGTQEGLLEKMQTRKDLYALTRYDEYNSFDQNIFNFTLK; encoded by the coding sequence ATGTTGTTTCCTGAAATTACACCGGCGCAGAAGCGTAAGAATTTTCGCGATGCTTTGAAGACTGGTAAGCTTTTGCAGATGCCGGGGTCTTGGTCTCCGTTGGCTTCAATGGCTATTGAGAAGGCTGGGTTTGATGGGGTTTATATTTCTGGGTCTGTTTTGTCTAATGACCTTGGATACCCTGACATCGGTTTGACTTCACTGACTGAGGTTGCTCTTCGTGGTCGTCAAATTGCTCGTACGACTTCTTTGCCGACGATCATCGATATCGATACTGGTTTTGGTGAGCCGATGAGTGCGACTCGCACTGTTCAAGAGATGATCGAGATGGGTCTTGCTGGTTGTCACATTGAAGACCAAGTCAATCCTAAGCGTTGTGGCCACCTTGATGGTAAATCTCTGGTTACTCGTGACGAAGCGGCTCGTAAAGTAGCGGCGGCGGCTCGTGGTAAAAAACTTGATGAGAACTTTTTGTTGATCGCGCGCACTGATGCTCGTGCTTCTGAAGGTTTGGATGCGGCGATTGATCGTGCTAAGGCTTATATCGATGCGGGTGCTGACTGTATCTTTACTGAAGCTTTGGAGAATGAGGCGGAGTTTGAAAAATTCCGTAAAGCTGTTTCTGTTCCGCTTTTGGCGAACATGACTGAATTCGGTAAAGGTCGCTTATTCACTTACACTGAACTTTCTAATCTTGGTTACAATATCGTGATCTATCCTGTGACGACGTTCCGTCTGGCGATGGGTGCGACGGTTGCGGGCCTGGCTGAAATTAAAGCTAAGGGTACTCAGGAGGGCTTGCTTGAAAAAATGCAGACTCGTAAGGACCTTTATGCGTTGACTCGTTATGATGAGTACAACTCTTTTGACCAGAATATTTTCAACTTTACGTTGAAATAG
- a CDS encoding DOMON-like domain-containing protein, whose translation MLHLKAFAETEFTKLFKVESQVYVSSDDEVILEYFLVGPTRHLHFPPQHEGEDVLRRDELWKTTCLEAFFSFDQNSDSPYLEVNCSPNGDWNAYAFTGYRQGMRPDGTASVKLIHRSSESDQALFRVKIQSPALKHFKQLGITAVIEFSDGSKAYFALTHPGPQADFHNKAAFTYAL comes from the coding sequence ATGCTTCACTTGAAGGCCTTTGCAGAGACTGAATTTACGAAACTATTTAAAGTAGAATCTCAAGTTTACGTCTCTTCGGATGATGAAGTGATTCTTGAATATTTTCTTGTAGGCCCCACTCGACACTTGCACTTTCCTCCACAGCACGAGGGCGAAGATGTCCTTCGCCGCGACGAGCTTTGGAAAACCACGTGCTTAGAAGCTTTCTTTAGCTTTGATCAAAATTCTGACTCTCCTTATTTAGAAGTGAATTGCTCCCCTAATGGTGATTGGAATGCTTATGCCTTTACCGGCTACCGCCAAGGTATGCGACCAGATGGGACTGCTTCGGTTAAATTGATTCACCGATCTTCAGAATCTGATCAGGCACTTTTTCGGGTCAAGATTCAGTCACCCGCTTTGAAGCATTTCAAACAATTGGGAATCACGGCTGTGATCGAGTTTTCGGATGGTTCGAAAGCTTATTTTGCTCTGACTCACCCGGGCCCCCAGGCCGATTTCCATAATAAGGCCGCTTTCACTTACGCTCTCTAG
- a CDS encoding helix-turn-helix domain-containing protein, with translation MRQKNMLADFLKTKRVAAGLSQRDVSDKLGYSTPQFISNWERGVSHPPINALKKLGELYKVSAEDLFEVTLNATIQEVTQDLRRKFASSKAR, from the coding sequence ATGAGACAAAAAAACATGTTGGCGGACTTTTTAAAAACAAAACGCGTTGCTGCGGGTCTATCCCAAAGGGACGTATCGGATAAATTGGGCTATTCAACTCCTCAGTTTATCTCTAACTGGGAGCGTGGTGTATCTCACCCACCGATCAACGCTTTGAAAAAATTGGGCGAACTTTATAAAGTATCCGCTGAAGATCTATTCGAAGTGACTTTGAATGCGACAATCCAAGAAGTAACTCAGGATTTGCGTCGTAAATTTGCTAGCTCAAAAGCTCGCTAA